The following coding sequences are from one Luteitalea sp. window:
- a CDS encoding adenosylcobalamin-dependent ribonucleoside-diphosphate reductase, producing the protein MAEADVLNGLPALPLQDASLFIARSKYFLPGEDLDGMRRRLARALSQVESHPDRWEEPFYRVLHYALPGGRVMANAGAEAFKSNVSTINCTVSRTIEDSMRGIMEALSEAALTLKAGCGIGYDFTTLRPRGAWVQGAGAATSGPLPFMDVFDAACKTVSSAGGRRGAQMGCLDVSHPDIEAFIVAKREAGRLGAFNLSCLITDEFVRAVKNDEPWPLVFPAFPNEMSGADIVWRRWPLADPRYTVNEHGQTACKVYRSVRARELWALIMRSTYDYSDPGFILIDEVNRLNNLWFAEEIRASNPCGEQPLPSFGSCLLGSVNLAALVRRPFTAEACFDVETFREVVRAFSRMLDNVVEANGLPLAPQQAELLRTRRHGMGYFGLGSAMTMLGLRYGSPESVAFTEEVTKTLAHESWRAALELAREKGPAPILAEDVEITPALLAAGPELVSDGVKAGDTRPGRVLHARYSRYMQAVAALDPELVHALAALGARYTHATSIAPTGTMAASVGNNASSGIEPSFAHAYTRNMVVPGEKAKRAVRMESFELLVYRHTVDPDAAPETLPPPFDVTAAAVDPREHIDVQAAAQRWIDASISKTINVPSEIGFNDFQDLYLYAIDKGLKGCTTFRFNPEAHQGVLVSDRDLAETIYEFRLADGHIVRLPGPAKVAYEGHTYTAANLYDALKEEYYGKLS; encoded by the coding sequence ATGGCTGAAGCGGACGTGCTGAACGGTCTACCCGCTCTGCCGCTGCAGGACGCGTCGCTGTTCATCGCCCGTAGCAAGTACTTCCTGCCGGGCGAAGACCTCGACGGCATGCGGCGGCGTCTGGCGCGAGCCCTCTCGCAGGTGGAGAGCCATCCCGATCGGTGGGAGGAGCCTTTCTACAGGGTCCTGCACTATGCCCTGCCAGGTGGCCGCGTGATGGCGAACGCCGGCGCCGAAGCGTTCAAGTCCAACGTCTCCACGATCAACTGCACGGTCTCGCGCACCATCGAGGATTCGATGCGCGGGATCATGGAGGCGCTGTCCGAGGCGGCACTCACGCTGAAAGCGGGCTGCGGCATCGGGTACGACTTCACCACGCTGCGCCCGCGCGGCGCCTGGGTGCAGGGCGCCGGCGCCGCCACCAGCGGTCCGCTGCCGTTCATGGACGTGTTCGACGCCGCCTGCAAGACGGTATCCAGCGCCGGCGGCCGGCGTGGCGCGCAGATGGGCTGTCTCGACGTCTCGCACCCCGACATCGAAGCCTTCATCGTCGCCAAGCGCGAGGCCGGGCGCTTGGGCGCGTTCAACCTGTCCTGCCTGATCACGGACGAGTTCGTGCGCGCCGTCAAGAACGACGAGCCCTGGCCGCTGGTGTTTCCGGCGTTCCCGAACGAGATGAGCGGCGCCGACATCGTGTGGCGCCGCTGGCCGCTGGCCGATCCGCGCTACACCGTCAACGAGCATGGCCAGACCGCCTGCAAGGTCTATCGTTCGGTGCGCGCGCGCGAGTTGTGGGCGCTCATCATGCGCTCGACCTACGACTACTCCGACCCGGGCTTCATCCTGATTGACGAAGTGAACCGGTTGAACAACCTGTGGTTTGCCGAGGAGATCCGAGCGAGCAATCCGTGCGGCGAACAACCACTCCCGTCCTTTGGAAGCTGTTTGCTCGGTTCGGTGAATCTCGCGGCGCTGGTGCGCCGGCCGTTTACCGCCGAGGCGTGCTTCGACGTCGAGACCTTTCGCGAGGTCGTACGCGCCTTCTCGCGCATGCTCGACAACGTGGTCGAGGCAAACGGCCTGCCGCTGGCGCCGCAGCAGGCCGAACTGCTCCGCACGCGCCGCCACGGCATGGGCTACTTCGGACTCGGGTCGGCGATGACGATGCTGGGACTCCGCTACGGATCGCCCGAATCGGTGGCGTTCACCGAGGAGGTCACCAAGACGCTGGCGCACGAGAGCTGGCGCGCGGCGCTGGAGCTCGCGCGCGAGAAGGGTCCGGCCCCGATCCTCGCGGAGGACGTCGAGATCACGCCGGCGCTGCTGGCTGCGGGTCCCGAGCTGGTGTCCGACGGCGTCAAGGCTGGCGACACGCGGCCGGGCCGGGTGCTGCACGCACGCTATTCACGCTACATGCAGGCCGTCGCCGCGCTCGATCCGGAGCTGGTTCACGCGCTCGCCGCCCTCGGCGCGCGCTACACGCACGCGACGTCAATCGCGCCGACCGGCACCATGGCGGCGTCGGTCGGCAACAACGCCAGCAGCGGCATCGAACCCTCATTCGCGCACGCCTATACGCGCAACATGGTCGTGCCGGGTGAGAAGGCCAAGCGTGCGGTGCGCATGGAGTCCTTCGAGCTCCTGGTCTACAGGCACACGGTGGATCCCGACGCGGCACCCGAGACGCTGCCGCCGCCCTTCGACGTGACCGCCGCGGCCGTGGATCCGCGCGAGCACATCGACGTGCAGGCGGCGGCGCAGCGCTGGATCGATGCGTCGATTTCCAAAACCATCAATGTGCCCTCCGAGATCGGCTTCAACGACTTCCAGGACCTCTACCTGTACGCCATTGACAAGGGATTGAAAGGCTGCACGACGTTCCGCTTCAACCCGGAGGCGCACCAGGGCGTACTGGTCAGCGATCGCGACCTGGCGGAGACGATCTACGAATTCCGGCTTGCCGATGGACATATCGTGCGGCTTCCGGGCCCCGCGAAGGTCGCGTACGAAGGCCACACGTACACCGCGGCCAATCTGTACGACGCCCTGAAGGAAGAGTATTACGGGAAGCTGTCATGA
- a CDS encoding TIGR04053 family radical SAM/SPASM domain-containing protein translates to MREPLDFDRAPFLVIWEVTRACALACLHCRADAIPRRDPRELTTDEGLRLIDEVRSFGTRPPLFVLTGGDPMRRPDLLDLVGHAARAGLTVAVTPSGTAAVTRTRLLELREAGLSRLAVSLDGPDPASHDAFRGVRGSYQWTMRIIETVSELGLPLQINTTVSRLTLPLLRGMAARVAEYPLVLWAVFFLVQTGRAAALEQIDAVECEGVLNFLYDLSVTAPFGIKTTAGPHYHRVVWQREQARRGSLTAPTRMESDRRLRAPRSVNDGNGIVFVDHVGQICPSGFLPIACGNVRDTPLARVYRDDHLFRRLRDPEALQGKCGRCPFREMCGGSRSRAYATTGAVFGQDPLCAYEPPHA, encoded by the coding sequence ATGCGTGAACCACTCGATTTCGATCGGGCCCCATTTCTGGTGATCTGGGAAGTCACGCGAGCCTGCGCGCTCGCCTGCCTGCACTGCCGGGCCGATGCCATCCCGCGGCGCGATCCTCGCGAGCTCACGACGGACGAGGGGTTGCGCCTCATCGACGAGGTGCGATCGTTCGGCACCCGGCCCCCGCTCTTCGTCCTGACCGGTGGCGATCCGATGCGGCGGCCGGACCTCCTAGATTTGGTGGGCCATGCCGCCCGCGCTGGGCTGACGGTCGCCGTCACACCCAGCGGCACGGCGGCCGTGACCCGCACGCGCCTCCTGGAGCTGCGCGAGGCCGGGCTGAGCCGCCTGGCGGTCAGCCTCGATGGTCCGGATCCCGCGTCGCACGACGCCTTTCGCGGTGTGCGCGGGTCCTACCAGTGGACCATGCGCATTATTGAGACCGTCTCCGAGCTCGGTCTCCCACTGCAGATCAACACCACCGTCAGCCGTCTCACACTGCCGTTGCTTCGGGGGATGGCGGCGCGCGTGGCGGAGTATCCCCTCGTGTTGTGGGCGGTGTTCTTTCTGGTGCAGACCGGGCGCGCCGCGGCGCTGGAACAGATCGATGCTGTCGAGTGCGAAGGCGTCTTGAACTTTTTGTATGACCTATCGGTGACTGCACCGTTTGGCATCAAGACGACCGCGGGGCCTCACTACCATCGGGTCGTCTGGCAGCGGGAGCAGGCGCGACGAGGCTCGCTCACGGCTCCCACGAGGATGGAGTCGGATCGACGGCTCCGTGCGCCCCGCAGCGTCAACGATGGGAACGGGATTGTGTTCGTCGATCACGTGGGTCAGATCTGTCCCAGCGGGTTTCTTCCCATCGCCTGCGGCAATGTGCGCGACACGCCACTAGCGCGGGTGTATCGCGACGACCATCTATTCAGACGGCTGCGCGATCCGGAGGCGCTTCAAGGCAAGTGCGGCCGGTGCCCATTTCGCGAGATGTGTGGCGGATCCCGGTCACGCGCCTACGCAACAACAGGGGCGGTCTTCGGTCAAGATCCCCTCTGCGCGTACGAGCCACCGCATGCGTGA
- a CDS encoding C4-dicarboxylate ABC transporter → MTTKAAAAADRRPLRRPPAPRARSSDLQTLSPAYFALVMATGFVSVAALQAGMRWVALALLWVNAMAYIVLWLLTLVRALRHRDRVVADVTDHQRGPGFFSAVAATCVLGSQSLLTAGTLRIAFALWIAGLALWVLLTYGIFTALIVKEQKPSLGEGITGAWLLAVVATQSVAVLGALIAAHIGQRHRLEVNFLALSMWLWGGMLYIWMISLIFYRYTFFRFSPADLAPPYWINMGAMAISTLGGSLLILNSADTPFLRSLLPFLKGFTIFYWATGTWWIPMLIVLAVWRYVYRRFPLTYDPLYWGAVFPLAAYAVATFSMAEAMQLDFLYPVHRVFVFIAMAAWMLTFAALLRQLIERFRGRLS, encoded by the coding sequence ATGACGACGAAGGCAGCAGCAGCGGCCGACCGCCGCCCCCTGCGGCGGCCGCCGGCGCCACGAGCGCGATCGAGCGATCTCCAGACGCTGTCTCCGGCGTACTTCGCACTCGTCATGGCCACTGGGTTCGTGTCGGTTGCCGCACTGCAGGCCGGGATGCGCTGGGTCGCGCTGGCGCTCCTGTGGGTAAACGCGATGGCATACATCGTCCTGTGGCTCCTCACGTTGGTGCGGGCGCTCCGGCACCGCGACCGCGTTGTCGCCGATGTGACGGACCACCAGCGCGGCCCGGGATTCTTCAGCGCCGTCGCCGCGACGTGCGTTCTCGGATCACAGAGCCTCCTCACCGCTGGAACCCTGCGCATCGCCTTTGCGCTGTGGATCGCGGGGCTCGCACTGTGGGTACTCTTGACATACGGGATCTTCACCGCACTCATCGTCAAAGAGCAGAAACCCAGTCTTGGCGAGGGGATCACGGGCGCCTGGCTGCTGGCCGTGGTGGCCACGCAGTCGGTCGCCGTCCTTGGAGCGCTCATCGCCGCGCACATCGGGCAACGGCACCGGCTGGAGGTCAACTTCCTGGCGCTGTCGATGTGGCTCTGGGGCGGCATGCTCTACATCTGGATGATCTCGCTCATCTTCTATCGCTATACGTTCTTCCGCTTTTCTCCCGCCGATCTGGCGCCGCCCTACTGGATCAACATGGGCGCGATGGCGATCTCCACCCTCGGCGGCTCGCTGCTGATCCTCAATTCCGCAGACACGCCGTTCCTCCGATCGCTCCTGCCGTTCCTCAAGGGGTTCACCATCTTCTACTGGGCGACCGGTACGTGGTGGATTCCGATGCTGATCGTGCTCGCTGTCTGGCGCTATGTCTACCGCCGGTTCCCCCTGACCTACGATCCGCTCTACTGGGGCGCCGTGTTTCCACTTGCCGCCTACGCGGTCGCGACCTTCAGCATGGCGGAAGCCATGCAACTGGATTTCCTCTATCCCGTTCACCGCGTCTTCGTGTTCATCGCAATGGCAGCGTGGATGTTGACGTTCGCAGCGCTGCTGCGGCAGCTGATCGAGCGTTTTCGCGGTCGTCTGTCCTGA
- a CDS encoding carboxymuconolactone decarboxylase family protein — protein MKEPESSQAVEPPAPFKRFAETHPEVASAYQRLGEAVRAAGPLSAREVALVKVAISIGARLEGSTHAHARKARAQGIDAAALDHVAILSCPTIGFPAMMMALGWLHDREGEPAP, from the coding sequence ATGAAGGAGCCCGAATCATCGCAAGCCGTCGAGCCCCCCGCGCCCTTCAAGCGCTTTGCCGAAACGCACCCCGAGGTGGCCAGCGCCTACCAGCGGCTTGGCGAAGCCGTTCGCGCGGCAGGTCCATTGTCGGCTCGCGAAGTCGCCCTTGTGAAAGTAGCAATCTCCATCGGCGCGCGCCTGGAGGGCTCGACGCACGCCCATGCGCGCAAAGCGCGAGCGCAGGGGATCGACGCCGCGGCGCTCGACCACGTGGCGATTCTCTCGTGTCCGACCATCGGCTTTCCCGCGATGATGATGGCGCTCGGATGGCTGCACGACCGGGAGGGGGAGCCAGCGCCGTGA
- a CDS encoding c-type cytochrome: MSALSRRASVRRADHLPKRRQFASQCLHGGACGHLPPFRPTACCARVARLSAGYRRLPRRKPGLRRSRRHRSQTTVARAARAAGARAASRGTREAREPVRAPGRRAREHPRARSRPAVRSTGLVTGRLRRTAGATASLRQAVGGWLAPAPSAHSERGALVNHFLWGIYPYLCLLLFLGVPIVRMAYRPFSWSTRASGLFGRRVLGAASLLLHWGLALVAAGHLAGLFGGLLGSERWIQFFYTSALAGGLMILLGSATALVRRILVREVRAMSQADDYIVHLFILAIVSLALYQVLVHRIFGVAYTASAWVASLWTLSPQPELMASAPLVSKWHIFLALTFLAYFPFTKLVHLWTYPINFFVRPRQSMRTVRYRFQRRWEFGLRSDTSWLMYGLVSSVLVFVVAGRMLGQASAPTVPKSASGAQPLPAMSNKAGKLGGWPLYVSQCARCHGTDGRGYVAFSMSGRTPVIEGETRASPNPRFSVPPRDLTRGVYKFVSTTNGVASDEDLARTIRQGVPVSGMPAFEALSGDQVASLVAVLASLNANRVEPAARVAMPSAPPMTENVIAAGANLYRTYCAPCHGESGRGDGPLAEKLWPRPRDFTAGQFSGGDRPDDLYLRVAAGVPPTMPPFGPGLRTEEIWAVVRYVERAFLRR, encoded by the coding sequence CGCAAGCCTGGACTTCGACGATCGCGACGGCATCGGTCTCAGACGACGGTTGCTCGAGCGGCTCGTGCGGCCGGCGCTCGCGCCGCTTCGCGGGGGACTCGAGAAGCTCGAGAGCCCGTACGCGCTCCTGGTCGACGCGCTCGAGAGCATCCTCGAGCTCGATCTCGTCCGGCTGTCCGATCGACCGGCCTGGTCACCGGCAGATTGCGCCGAACCGCCGGTGCGACCGCTTCGCTTCGTCAGGCCGTCGGCGGCTGGCTCGCTCCGGCGCCCAGCGCCCATTCAGAGCGAGGTGCGCTCGTGAACCACTTTCTCTGGGGAATCTACCCGTATCTGTGCCTGCTGCTCTTTCTTGGCGTACCGATCGTCCGGATGGCGTACCGGCCGTTCTCGTGGAGCACACGAGCGAGCGGGTTGTTCGGCCGGCGCGTACTGGGCGCGGCGTCGCTCCTGCTCCACTGGGGACTGGCGCTCGTCGCAGCCGGGCACTTGGCGGGCCTGTTCGGCGGCTTGCTCGGCTCGGAACGGTGGATTCAGTTCTTTTACACGTCGGCCCTTGCCGGCGGATTGATGATTCTGCTCGGGTCAGCCACCGCCCTGGTCCGGCGCATCCTCGTTCGTGAGGTGCGCGCGATGAGCCAGGCGGACGATTACATCGTGCACCTGTTCATTCTTGCCATAGTCAGCCTAGCGCTCTATCAAGTGCTGGTCCACAGGATCTTCGGCGTGGCGTATACGGCGTCGGCATGGGTCGCCAGCCTATGGACCCTCTCCCCACAGCCGGAGCTGATGGCGTCCGCACCCCTTGTCAGCAAGTGGCACATCTTCCTGGCACTCACCTTCTTGGCGTACTTCCCGTTCACGAAGCTCGTGCACCTGTGGACCTATCCAATCAACTTCTTCGTGCGGCCGCGGCAATCCATGCGCACCGTGCGCTATCGCTTTCAGCGCCGCTGGGAATTCGGGCTGCGGAGCGATACGTCATGGCTGATGTACGGACTGGTGAGCAGCGTGTTGGTGTTCGTCGTGGCCGGCCGCATGCTGGGTCAGGCGTCGGCGCCGACGGTCCCGAAGTCCGCCAGCGGCGCCCAGCCCCTGCCCGCAATGTCCAACAAGGCGGGCAAGCTGGGCGGCTGGCCACTCTATGTCAGCCAGTGCGCCCGATGCCACGGGACTGACGGACGCGGGTATGTGGCGTTTTCGATGAGCGGCCGCACGCCGGTGATCGAAGGCGAGACGCGGGCCTCACCCAACCCCAGGTTTTCGGTGCCGCCGCGCGACCTGACTCGCGGCGTGTATAAATTCGTGTCCACGACCAACGGCGTGGCCTCGGATGAAGACCTGGCGCGAACGATCCGGCAGGGCGTACCGGTCTCCGGGATGCCGGCATTCGAGGCGCTGAGCGGCGACCAGGTCGCCTCGCTCGTCGCCGTCCTGGCGAGCCTGAACGCGAACCGCGTGGAACCCGCAGCACGGGTCGCCATGCCATCGGCGCCACCGATGACGGAGAACGTGATCGCGGCCGGCGCCAACCTGTACAGGACCTATTGCGCACCCTGCCACGGCGAATCCGGCCGCGGTGACGGTCCGCTGGCGGAGAAACTCTGGCCTCGCCCGCGAGACTTTACCGCAGGACAGTTCAGCGGCGGGGATCGGCCGGACGACCTGTACCTGCGTGTTGCGGCCGGCGTGCCGCCCACGATGCCGCCGTTCGGCCCCGGCCTGCGGACCGAGGAGATTTGGGCCGTCGTGCGCTATGTCGAGCGCGCGTTCCTCAGGCGCTGA